The Thermodesulfovibrionales bacterium genome contains the following window.
GCAAAGATCGATAACGACAAGACAAAGAATCTTCGCTAGTCTTCTTATCATGGTTGCGATTTCCATCATCCAGCGAGTAACCCTATCCTGTAGCCGGCGTATTTTGCAAGAGACTCGAGGAAAACATATGGAAGCAACGCATATCTGTGTTCTTCCAGCAGAAACCGCATCTGTTCTCTTACGAATCTTTTCCCTTCCCCATCTGGTCGTCCGTAGTTGAGAATCCATGCATTCTTCCTGAAGGCCGAAGCAGTATTATAATACCTCCTGAATTGTCTCAAAATCGAATAGTTATGTGAATGGATTACCTTTGCACCGGGAAGATAAGATATTTTGAAACCGCTAAGAATGAAACGTGCGGCAAGCAGCATATCTTCATTCGAACGTACGCCTTCGGGAAACATGCCCGCCGCCAGAAAGAAGTCCTTTCTTACGGCAGAGCAGACGTTGCTAAAGAAGAACGTCTTAATGCCCAATGTGGGTATATCCTCTTTCCCTTTTGTGAAAGGCGTGTCAGGGTAGTTGAACCTTCTTGCAAAGACCTCGAGCGGCGACGCATCGGCCCGCGGCACCTGTCTTCCATAGGATGCGGCGATTCCAGGGCTACACAGAGGAGCGACGA
Protein-coding sequences here:
- a CDS encoding glycosyltransferase family 2 protein; the encoded protein is MPVSVIIPTLNAGDRLEELLSSLLFQETKPLEIIIIDSSSEDNTLEIAERLGAKVIVIPRESFNHGKTRNMAAGEACGDILAFMTQDALPYDSTMLGNLVAPLCSPGIAASYGRQVPRADASPLEVFARRFNYPDTPFTKGKEDIPTLGIKTFFFSNVCSAVRKDFFLAAGMFPEGVRSNEDMLLAARFILSGFKISYLPGAKVIHSHNYSILRQFRRYYNTASAFRKNAWILNYGRPDGEGKRFVREQMRFLLEEHRYALLPYVFLESLAKYAGYRIGLLAG